DNA from Kitasatospora herbaricolor:
CCGGAAACGGCGCCGCCGTGCCGCCGGTGGATTCCGGCGGCACGGCGGCGGGTCGGTCCGGGGCCTACTTCTCCAGGCAGAACTCGTTGATCGGGTAGCCGACGTGACGGTCCTCGGTGGGCAGGTAGCCCAGCACGATGTCGCCCGGCTTCAGCTCGGTGCTGTTGAGGACGACACCGCCGGGGCCGAGCACCCGCACGTGCCAGTCGTCCTGCAGGATCAGGTTGACGGCCTGCCCGTTGGCCGCCACCGCGTCGATGGAGATCAGCGGACGGGACTCGATCTTGACCCGGCCCACGGTGATGATCCGGGTCTGGCCCTTCACGTCCACCGCGGTGATCTTGCTGCCGGTCCGGAGCTCGCTCAGGTAGTTGGTGCGCTCGCCCTTGGACAGGGTGTACGAGTGGATCGCGCCGGCGTTCACCCGGAACGGGCGGGTCGGCATGTACGGCAGCGGGTGGGTCTCGCTGACGCAGAGGATCATGCCCTTGGAGTGCGAGCCGACCAGGATGCCCTCGTCCTCGCGGAAGTGCGAGCAGGTGTCGACGCAGGCCCGCTCGCCCATGCCGATGTGGCTGGTGGCGGTGATCGTCAGCTCGGTCAGCTCCAGGTTGGGGGACTCGAACTCGGCCGAGTTCCGCAGCGCGGCCGCGTCACCCACCTTGGCCGGGGCCATCATCACGCCGTCGGAGCCGAGCTCCAGGACACCGAAGATGATCTCGGCCTCCTCGACGTCCTGGGCGATGGTGATCAGGCTGCCGGTGGACTTGGCGGCGGCCGCGATCACGATCTCCAGCGGGATCTTGGTGGGGTCGCGGAAGAGGAGCAGGCTCCACTTCTCGGTGCGGGCGGACTGGCAGGCGTCCTCCAGGGTGTCGGCGTCGATGATCTCGACGAAGCGGCCGAACTCCACCTCGGGGTGACGCAGCGCCAGCTCGGCCGGCTCACCGTGCTGGGCGGGGTCGACGATCACGATGTCGGCGCTGCCGAAGCTCTCGGGCAGCGGCTTGCCCTGCGGGAAGAGCACCTTCTGCACGGTCGGCGGCAGCTGCTCGAACTCGGCGGGGTCGTCGGCGACGATGCCGTCCAGACGGTAGTGCAGCGCCTCCTGGAGGATCGCGGCCTTGGCTTCGTCGGTCTTGCGGATGTCGAGCCAGCTGAGCTTCACAGGG
Protein-coding regions in this window:
- a CDS encoding 3-dehydroquinate synthase II family protein; the protein is MKLSWLDIRKTDEAKAAILQEALHYRLDGIVADDPAEFEQLPPTVQKVLFPQGKPLPESFGSADIVIVDPAQHGEPAELALRHPEVEFGRFVEIIDADTLEDACQSARTEKWSLLLFRDPTKIPLEIVIAAAAKSTGSLITIAQDVEEAEIIFGVLELGSDGVMMAPAKVGDAAALRNSAEFESPNLELTELTITATSHIGMGERACVDTCSHFREDEGILVGSHSKGMILCVSETHPLPYMPTRPFRVNAGAIHSYTLSKGERTNYLSELRTGSKITAVDVKGQTRIITVGRVKIESRPLISIDAVAANGQAVNLILQDDWHVRVLGPGGVVLNSTELKPGDIVLGYLPTEDRHVGYPINEFCLEK